A genomic region of Friedmanniella luteola contains the following coding sequences:
- a CDS encoding class I SAM-dependent methyltransferase, whose amino-acid sequence MSTDTLDTTITGTAEDRALKAKHAAMWASGSYPTVVDDVVAALGGVLVDSVDIRPGQHVLDVAAGTGTSALPAARRGADVTATDLTPELLDVGRADATREGLTITWRTADAEALPYPDGAFDVVLSAIGVMFAPHHQRAADELIRVCRPGGTIAVLNWTPEGFIGQVFATLKPYAPPPPPGASPAPLWGRADHVRRLFGDRVTDLVAHQQTLHVDRFTDGVDFREFMKTNYGPTIAVYRSIADDPAKVAALDADLAALGDRFLTDRAMQWEYLLVTARRV is encoded by the coding sequence GTGTCCACTGACACCCTCGACACCACCATCACCGGCACCGCTGAGGACCGGGCGCTCAAGGCGAAGCATGCGGCCATGTGGGCCAGCGGGAGCTATCCGACCGTGGTCGACGACGTGGTCGCGGCGCTCGGCGGCGTCCTGGTCGACTCCGTCGACATCCGGCCCGGTCAGCACGTCCTCGACGTCGCCGCCGGCACCGGGACCTCCGCCCTGCCGGCCGCCCGGCGCGGAGCCGACGTGACGGCCACCGACCTCACCCCCGAGCTGCTGGACGTCGGCCGGGCCGACGCCACCAGGGAGGGCCTGACCATCACCTGGCGGACGGCCGACGCCGAGGCACTGCCCTACCCCGACGGTGCGTTCGACGTCGTCCTGTCCGCCATCGGCGTGATGTTCGCCCCCCACCACCAGCGGGCCGCCGACGAGCTGATCCGGGTGTGCCGGCCGGGAGGCACCATCGCCGTCCTCAACTGGACGCCCGAGGGCTTCATCGGCCAGGTGTTCGCCACCCTGAAGCCGTACGCGCCACCGCCTCCCCCCGGTGCGTCGCCGGCCCCGTTGTGGGGACGGGCCGACCACGTCCGCCGCCTGTTCGGTGACCGGGTCACGGACCTGGTGGCGCACCAGCAGACCCTGCACGTCGACCGTTTCACCGACGGCGTGGACTTCCGCGAGTTCATGAAGACGAACTACGGGCCCACCATCGCGGTGTACCGCTCCATCGCGGACGACCCGGCGAAGGTCGCCGCCCTGGACGCGGATCTGGCGGCCCTGGGTGACCGGTTCCTGACCGACCGCGCCATGCAGTGGGAGTACCTGCTCGTCACGGCCCGACGGGTCTGA
- a CDS encoding GAF and ANTAR domain-containing protein codes for MDDEQGAAGNELAQTLGALARSLQAESDTAVMLDDLVAAAVTQIPGADEASISVVEARRQIVSEHRSSELAARIDALQVEVGEGPCLDAVYRERIVWAPDLARETRWPAFARRAAETGVGSMMSLQLWVEGDTLGTLNLYSRRPHAFDAESEQIGLLFVSHAAVAMAGARKHDQLVESVNSRDLIGQAKGMLMERYAIDAVKAFALLIRASQNTNTKLRDVATELTLRGQPASTSDVASKAS; via the coding sequence ATGGACGACGAGCAGGGTGCGGCCGGGAACGAGCTGGCGCAGACGCTGGGTGCGTTGGCGCGGTCGCTGCAGGCCGAGTCCGACACGGCCGTGATGCTCGACGATCTGGTTGCTGCTGCGGTGACCCAGATCCCGGGGGCGGACGAGGCGTCGATCAGCGTGGTCGAGGCGCGTCGTCAGATCGTCTCCGAGCACCGGTCGAGTGAGCTGGCGGCGCGGATCGACGCCTTGCAGGTCGAGGTGGGGGAGGGTCCCTGCCTGGACGCGGTCTACCGGGAACGGATCGTCTGGGCGCCCGACCTCGCCCGGGAGACGCGGTGGCCGGCGTTCGCCCGCCGAGCCGCTGAGACCGGGGTGGGCAGCATGATGTCCCTCCAGCTGTGGGTGGAGGGCGACACTCTCGGCACGTTGAACCTGTACAGCCGCCGACCGCACGCGTTCGACGCGGAGTCGGAGCAGATCGGGCTGCTGTTCGTCAGCCATGCCGCGGTCGCCATGGCCGGGGCCCGGAAGCACGACCAGCTGGTCGAGAGCGTGAATTCGCGCGACCTGATCGGGCAGGCCAAGGGCATGCTCATGGAGCGGTACGCTATCGACGCCGTCAAGGCGTTCGCCCTGCTGATCAGGGCCAGTCAGAACACCAACACCAAGCTCCGCGACGTCGCCACCGAGCTGACCCTCAGAGGTCAGCCGGCCTCCACATCCGACGTCGCCTCGAAGGCGTCCTGA
- a CDS encoding tyrosine-type recombinase/integrase: protein MQFAWRGRTPAWWPREAFNRSGAERDRGLGREERLTTRSTGGPVDAADVRRALLRVVAKTGLDAPAWTPRELRHSFVSLLPSPGMSIEDISHLAGHASRPVTEVVHDRELRPVPTRGGSMPAPRATRREVGQQ from the coding sequence GTGCAGTTCGCCTGGAGGGGACGCACCCCAGCTTGGTGGCCGCGAGAGGCTTTCAACCGGTCGGGAGCCGAGCGCGACAGAGGCCTCGGCAGAGAGGAGAGGCTCACGACCAGGTCGACAGGGGGCCCGGTAGACGCCGCCGACGTCCGTCGTGCCCTGCTGCGGGTCGTGGCGAAGACTGGACTGGACGCTCCGGCGTGGACACCTCGAGAGTTGCGGCACAGCTTCGTCTCGCTGCTGCCCAGCCCGGGCATGAGCATCGAGGACATCTCGCATCTCGCGGGGCATGCCAGCAGGCCGGTGACCGAAGTCGTCCACGACAGGGAGCTGCGGCCTGTGCCGACGCGAGGCGGATCGATGCCCGCTCCCCGAGCGACGCGTCGGGAGGTAGGTCAGCAGTAG
- a CDS encoding GNAT family N-acetyltransferase: MSWLPEDWAHPLRVPLTATSHLRPIRAADVDLDMLAVMGSRERLWSLYGEAWGWPPATMTRAQDEEDLQRHADEMVTHDSFNYAVLDDAETVLIGCVYIDPTTPDDEADAEISWWVRDEYVGREVEAALDAFVPRWIETDWPLRRPRFGPPSGSRG, translated from the coding sequence GTGAGCTGGCTCCCGGAGGACTGGGCGCACCCGCTGCGGGTGCCGCTCACCGCGACCTCCCACCTGCGGCCGATCCGTGCGGCCGACGTCGACCTGGACATGCTCGCGGTGATGGGGTCGCGCGAGCGGCTCTGGTCCCTCTACGGCGAGGCCTGGGGCTGGCCGCCGGCCACCATGACCCGGGCGCAGGACGAGGAGGACCTGCAGCGGCACGCCGACGAGATGGTCACGCACGACTCCTTCAACTACGCCGTGCTGGACGATGCGGAGACGGTCCTGATCGGCTGCGTCTACATCGACCCGACCACCCCCGACGACGAGGCTGACGCCGAGATCTCCTGGTGGGTGCGTGACGAGTACGTCGGCCGCGAGGTGGAGGCAGCGCTGGACGCCTTCGTGCCGCGCTGGATCGAGACCGACTGGCCCCTGCGCCGGCCACGGTTCGGGCCGCCCTCCGGTTCGAGGGGCTGA
- a CDS encoding MarR family winged helix-turn-helix transcriptional regulator has protein sequence MIDDPAEVAEPLNLGLLLFIPYRSMESAVLAHLKAHGHDLPLSQARVFQRIGPDGSRLGELAQAAQVSKQTVGSVVDQLERAGYVSRTPDPTDARARLVLLTDRGRELVELSLPVVRQIESAWQTHLGAARTRELRSALEKLREITDPFAEPRTR, from the coding sequence GTGATCGACGATCCAGCCGAGGTTGCGGAGCCCCTGAACCTCGGGCTCCTGCTGTTCATCCCGTACCGGTCGATGGAGTCCGCCGTGCTCGCCCATCTCAAGGCGCACGGTCACGACCTCCCGCTGAGCCAGGCCCGCGTGTTCCAGCGCATCGGACCTGACGGCTCTCGGCTCGGCGAGCTGGCCCAAGCCGCACAAGTCAGCAAGCAGACCGTCGGCTCCGTCGTCGACCAGCTCGAACGAGCGGGTTACGTCAGCCGCACCCCCGACCCGACCGACGCCCGCGCCCGGCTGGTGCTCCTGACCGACCGCGGTCGGGAGCTGGTGGAGCTGAGCCTGCCCGTGGTCCGCCAGATCGAGAGCGCCTGGCAGACCCACCTGGGGGCAGCCAGGACGCGCGAGCTCCGCAGCGCCCTGGAGAAGCTGCGCGAGATCACCGACCCGTTCGCCGAGCCGAGGACGCGTTGA
- a CDS encoding cupin domain-containing protein encodes MVEELSLSAHQTLRVLPSSPGALELESTWLPGGRPPRTHWHPTQREEFEVLEGALTVELAGRPPRVLEPHETLVVPPRTAHRMWNASTEVTRAGWRVTPAQQTEEMFRAIAGGVNPVTAVVLVWRYRRELRLGRPPRASRGKAHERSSGA; translated from the coding sequence GTGGTGGAGGAACTGAGCCTGAGCGCACACCAGACCCTGCGAGTCCTGCCGTCCAGCCCGGGCGCGTTGGAGCTGGAGTCGACATGGTTGCCGGGTGGACGTCCGCCCCGAACCCACTGGCACCCGACGCAGCGCGAGGAGTTCGAGGTGCTCGAGGGCGCCTTGACCGTCGAGCTCGCGGGACGGCCACCTCGAGTTCTCGAGCCGCACGAGACGCTGGTGGTGCCACCGCGGACCGCGCACCGCATGTGGAACGCCAGCACGGAGGTCACCCGGGCTGGCTGGCGGGTGACGCCCGCGCAGCAGACCGAGGAGATGTTCCGGGCGATCGCCGGTGGCGTGAACCCGGTCACGGCCGTGGTCCTGGTGTGGAGGTACCGACGAGAGCTGCGGCTGGGCAGACCCCCGCGGGCCTCGCGTGGAAAGGCTCACGAGCGGTCGTCCGGAGCGTAG
- a CDS encoding VOC family protein, with product MFDTPDPLRDARFWSAVLDQPVTYASADWVVVAPREDHSGLAFQLALDHHPPVWGDPSRPQQAHHDVMVDDLAEAERRVEALGGRRLESGAGSVWADPAGHPFCLIPRPAWAPPVSGHPRRR from the coding sequence GTGTTCGACACCCCGGATCCGCTGCGTGACGCCCGTTTCTGGTCAGCGGTCCTGGATCAGCCCGTGACCTACGCTTCCGCGGACTGGGTGGTGGTCGCTCCTCGGGAGGATCACTCAGGTTTGGCCTTCCAGCTGGCGCTCGACCACCACCCGCCGGTGTGGGGTGACCCGTCTCGTCCGCAGCAGGCCCATCACGACGTGATGGTCGACGACCTCGCCGAGGCCGAGAGACGGGTCGAGGCCTTGGGCGGACGGCGACTGGAGTCGGGCGCTGGCTCGGTCTGGGCCGACCCGGCCGGACACCCGTTCTGTCTGATACCGCGTCCTGCCTGGGCGCCGCCTGTCTCAGGACATCCCCGTCGGCGGTGA
- a CDS encoding alpha/beta fold hydrolase yields the protein MTARVGTSVQSIRFARSADGVAIAYAVHGNGPPLLIDKCWLSHLQFDWQSPLWRHYLVELGRIATVIRYDERGYGMSDRDVADHSLQARVADLQAVADDAGLERFALLAMAQGGPVAIEYAARHPGRLTRLILYGTFAGDQLTAAPEDLELYETVGAIIRVGWSRPTAEFRRVFTSLMIPDGTEEQMRSIDDLQRLAVDAETAMQARSHRVVTDSSARLSQLELPTLVLHSRDDRAQPYQRGRDLAARITGARLVTLESKNHIVLADEPAWPVFLREVSEFLAPDRVTAPRAADDVIATLSPRELEILRLAAEGRDNVAIAAELVLSVRTVERHLQNAYAKLGLQGRNARTAAVARLLAHT from the coding sequence GTGACCGCGCGCGTGGGAACCTCCGTGCAGAGCATCCGCTTCGCGCGGTCGGCCGACGGCGTCGCGATCGCTTACGCCGTCCACGGGAACGGCCCACCGCTGCTCATCGACAAGTGCTGGCTGAGCCACCTGCAGTTCGACTGGCAGAGTCCCCTCTGGCGGCACTACCTCGTCGAGCTGGGCCGGATCGCGACGGTGATCCGCTACGACGAGCGGGGCTACGGGATGTCGGACCGGGACGTGGCCGATCACAGCCTGCAGGCGAGAGTCGCGGACCTGCAGGCCGTCGCCGACGACGCGGGACTCGAGCGCTTCGCCCTGCTCGCCATGGCGCAGGGTGGGCCGGTGGCGATCGAGTACGCCGCCCGGCATCCCGGACGTCTCACCCGGCTGATCCTCTACGGCACTTTCGCGGGCGACCAGCTCACCGCAGCGCCGGAGGACCTCGAGCTCTACGAGACCGTGGGAGCGATCATCCGGGTCGGTTGGTCCCGGCCGACGGCGGAGTTCCGCCGGGTCTTCACCAGCCTGATGATCCCCGACGGGACCGAGGAGCAGATGCGTTCGATCGACGATCTGCAGCGTCTGGCTGTGGACGCGGAGACGGCGATGCAGGCCCGGTCCCACCGCGTGGTGACCGACTCCAGCGCCAGGCTGAGTCAGCTCGAGCTGCCGACCCTGGTGCTGCACAGTCGCGATGACCGGGCGCAGCCCTACCAACGCGGCCGGGACCTGGCGGCCCGGATCACCGGCGCTCGCCTCGTGACCCTGGAGAGCAAGAACCACATCGTGCTCGCCGACGAACCGGCCTGGCCGGTCTTCCTGCGCGAGGTCAGCGAGTTCCTGGCTCCGGACAGGGTGACGGCTCCCCGGGCGGCTGACGACGTCATCGCGACGCTGTCGCCGCGCGAGCTGGAGATCCTCCGCCTGGCCGCCGAGGGCCGGGACAACGTCGCGATCGCCGCGGAGCTGGTGCTGTCCGTCCGCACGGTCGAGCGGCACCTGCAGAACGCGTACGCGAAGCTCGGTCTCCAGGGCCGCAACGCGCGCACAGCCGCCGTGGCGCGGCTGCTGGCGCACACCTGA
- a CDS encoding VOC family protein, whose product MRTLHIGLRVADADRAAAFYAAVGYEVVGRVPDSPAGQLTMLKLPDDELVALELVHDPAAGAGQHRGSGLSHLVIQVDAMDLSVAALRARGIEVAEPRSPNGSDDFLTSWITDPDGNRIELVQWPPGHAVGLTAADWA is encoded by the coding sequence GTGAGGACTCTGCACATCGGCCTTCGAGTGGCCGATGCGGACCGCGCGGCCGCGTTCTACGCCGCCGTCGGCTACGAGGTCGTCGGACGGGTCCCGGACTCGCCGGCGGGACAGCTGACGATGCTCAAGCTGCCGGACGACGAACTCGTCGCGCTGGAGCTCGTTCATGACCCGGCGGCCGGGGCAGGTCAGCACCGAGGCAGCGGTCTGAGCCACCTCGTCATCCAGGTGGACGCGATGGACCTCTCCGTCGCGGCGCTTCGAGCCAGGGGCATCGAGGTCGCCGAACCCAGATCACCGAACGGGTCCGACGACTTCTTGACCAGCTGGATCACCGACCCCGACGGCAACCGGATCGAGTTGGTCCAATGGCCGCCTGGTCACGCTGTCGGCCTCACCGCGGCCGACTGGGCCTGA
- a CDS encoding dihydrofolate reductase family protein has protein sequence MSVSLDGYVVGPQDSTDQPMGAGGFRLFNWLDHRFDPGPNGEVVADADATRAVVSGRRTYEHADHWQGDHHDGVPVFVLTHDVPVEPPPGSVRFVTEVHECAAQARAVAGDADVLVMGAGAAQSLLRAGELDELELHVVPVLLGQGRRLFDDLPLGPIELELTRVLDAGYPDPEHRVLHLRYRIRRTRPASGAVS, from the coding sequence ATGTCTGTCTCGCTCGACGGCTACGTGGTCGGGCCGCAGGACAGCACCGACCAGCCCATGGGCGCCGGCGGTTTCCGCCTGTTCAACTGGTTGGACCACCGCTTCGATCCGGGACCGAACGGCGAGGTGGTCGCCGACGCGGACGCCACCCGGGCCGTGGTCTCGGGCCGCCGCACCTACGAGCACGCCGACCACTGGCAGGGCGACCACCACGACGGCGTTCCCGTCTTCGTCCTCACGCACGACGTCCCCGTCGAGCCCCCGCCGGGCAGCGTCCGCTTCGTCACCGAGGTGCACGAGTGCGCAGCCCAGGCGAGGGCCGTGGCCGGCGACGCCGACGTCCTGGTGATGGGCGCGGGCGCCGCCCAGTCGCTGCTGCGGGCCGGCGAGCTCGACGAGCTGGAGCTGCACGTCGTGCCTGTTCTCCTGGGGCAGGGCCGGCGGCTGTTCGACGACCTGCCGCTCGGGCCGATCGAGCTCGAGCTGACCCGCGTCCTCGACGCCGGGTACCCCGACCCCGAGCACCGGGTCCTGCACCTGCGCTACCGGATCCGGCGCACCCGTCCGGCCTCGGGAGCGGTTTCGTGA
- a CDS encoding GNAT family N-acetyltransferase has translation MVQVAPARLDWLVALAESDAAFSERFGIAVEPGWAGFPEALPAAVAAARQRSEDPWGTHLFFDEDGALVGLGGFVGPPAGDAVEIGYAVSPSRQGRGIATAAVQYFLAQAAREGVPVVIAHTLAGTNPSTRVLTKAGFVRTATHHDPEVGEVWRWEHSSG, from the coding sequence GTGGTCCAGGTGGCACCCGCTCGGCTCGACTGGCTCGTCGCGCTCGCGGAGAGCGACGCCGCCTTCTCGGAGCGCTTCGGGATCGCCGTCGAGCCTGGTTGGGCAGGCTTTCCTGAGGCGCTGCCGGCGGCCGTGGCCGCCGCCCGGCAACGCTCCGAGGACCCCTGGGGAACGCACCTGTTCTTCGACGAGGACGGCGCGCTGGTGGGCCTGGGCGGGTTCGTGGGTCCGCCGGCCGGCGATGCGGTGGAGATCGGGTACGCCGTGTCGCCGTCCCGTCAGGGCCGGGGCATCGCCACCGCCGCGGTGCAGTACTTCCTCGCCCAGGCCGCGCGCGAGGGCGTCCCGGTCGTCATCGCGCACACCCTCGCCGGGACCAACCCGTCGACGAGGGTGCTGACGAAGGCGGGATTCGTCCGGACGGCCACCCACCACGACCCGGAGGTCGGTGAGGTCTGGCGCTGGGAGCATTCGTCGGGCTGA
- a CDS encoding aminotransferase class IV has product MPLVTADPALRTTPLRVWANGRLHEDPEQATVAVTDHGLVVGDGVFEALKVTAAGPFALRRHLERLDRSAAALGLPPADHAVIRGAVGELLVGQEVELGKIRITYTAGRGPLGSGPAYGPQTLVVALDGAEAPTPSTAVVTSPWARNEHGALTGVKSTSYAENVRVLAHAAAHGASEALMLNTAGHLCEGTGSNVFVVLGGRVVTPPLAAGALAGITRDLVLEWTEVEERDLTLDEALAADEVFLTSSLRDVQPVHRWDAATFGAHPVTDAVARVFAERSQADLEP; this is encoded by the coding sequence ATGCCTCTCGTCACCGCCGACCCAGCCCTCCGGACGACGCCGCTGCGGGTGTGGGCGAACGGCCGGCTGCACGAGGACCCGGAGCAGGCGACGGTCGCCGTCACCGACCACGGCCTGGTCGTGGGGGACGGGGTCTTCGAGGCGCTGAAGGTGACCGCCGCGGGCCCCTTCGCCCTGCGCCGCCACCTCGAACGGCTCGACCGCTCGGCCGCGGCCCTCGGCCTGCCGCCCGCCGACCACGCCGTCATCCGGGGCGCGGTCGGGGAGCTCCTGGTGGGGCAGGAGGTCGAGCTGGGCAAGATCCGGATCACCTACACCGCCGGCCGCGGCCCCCTGGGGTCCGGGCCCGCCTACGGCCCGCAGACCCTCGTCGTGGCCCTCGACGGGGCGGAGGCCCCGACCCCCTCCACGGCGGTCGTCACCAGCCCGTGGGCACGCAACGAGCACGGAGCCCTGACCGGGGTGAAGTCGACGTCCTACGCCGAGAACGTCCGGGTGCTGGCCCACGCCGCCGCGCACGGGGCCAGCGAGGCGCTGATGCTCAACACGGCCGGGCACCTCTGCGAGGGCACCGGGTCGAACGTCTTCGTCGTCCTCGGCGGCCGGGTGGTCACGCCGCCGCTGGCCGCCGGCGCGCTCGCCGGCATCACCCGCGACCTCGTCCTGGAGTGGACCGAGGTGGAGGAGCGCGACCTCACCCTGGACGAGGCGCTGGCCGCCGACGAGGTGTTCCTCACCTCCTCGCTGCGCGACGTGCAGCCGGTGCACCGCTGGGACGCCGCCACCTTCGGCGCCCACCCGGTGACCGACGCCGTCGCCCGCGTCTTCGCCGAGCGGTCGCAGGCTGATCTGGAGCCGTGA
- a CDS encoding anthrone oxygenase family protein, whose product MSRWVAVVETAHVTTLAAVVGIVAVDPFARMRSAADWSGWLAGQQRLDRVMSRAAPPLLLSATATAAGASLVAFGQHEIPLATGRALAAGCVAAAVAVTLVVNEPMNTRLRAWSPLDAPPDDWRAVREQWDRGHGWRRALLALAAFASGWGAARSRTDPRSRPRC is encoded by the coding sequence ATGAGCAGGTGGGTGGCTGTGGTCGAGACCGCTCATGTCACGACTCTCGCTGCCGTCGTCGGGATCGTCGCCGTCGACCCGTTCGCTCGCATGCGCAGCGCCGCCGACTGGTCCGGCTGGCTCGCCGGTCAACAACGGTTGGACCGGGTCATGTCACGTGCCGCGCCCCCGCTTCTCCTCTCGGCCACGGCGACGGCTGCTGGGGCATCGCTGGTCGCGTTCGGCCAGCACGAGATCCCTCTGGCGACCGGTCGCGCGCTCGCAGCAGGCTGCGTCGCAGCAGCCGTTGCCGTCACGCTCGTCGTCAACGAGCCGATGAACACGCGTCTGCGGGCGTGGAGCCCACTCGACGCACCCCCCGATGACTGGCGTGCGGTCAGAGAGCAGTGGGATCGGGGTCACGGTTGGAGACGAGCTCTGCTGGCGTTGGCCGCCTTCGCCTCCGGGTGGGGCGCGGCCCGCTCACGGACCGACCCTCGGAGCCGGCCTCGCTGCTGA
- a CDS encoding GNAT family N-acetyltransferase, whose product MPSPSSPVALPGELGQRYAVRSATTADSDALHALFVAHRTAVLGFCRVSRAEVRSWLEPPPADGRAVDLLVVSRETGVPVQWWNGFHEGGAVRYSCLIVTDPRLPTPDADRLWSEGWARLRTWIDEAGEEPAEGRHAHSACLLGDDHDRRRLAEAGFVHERTFWEMTGPTSGGASPPEVPGLVVDGGAAPEAVHAVLEESFRGHWGFHSLPLTAWLATEQAAAGFDQSLWFLASLEGHPAAAMILCRYDDELYVQEVGTLAPYRRRGIASTLLAQAFAVARQLGYERVMLHVDSENVDGAPRLYGAAGLQVRHATLQHTLRL is encoded by the coding sequence GTGCCGTCGCCGTCGTCCCCGGTCGCCCTGCCGGGCGAGCTGGGGCAGAGGTACGCGGTGCGGTCGGCCACGACGGCTGACAGCGACGCCCTGCACGCGTTGTTCGTCGCCCACCGCACGGCCGTCCTCGGCTTCTGCCGGGTGTCCCGGGCCGAGGTGCGGTCCTGGTTGGAGCCGCCGCCCGCGGACGGTCGGGCCGTCGACCTCCTGGTCGTCTCGCGGGAGACCGGGGTGCCGGTGCAGTGGTGGAACGGGTTCCACGAAGGTGGCGCCGTCCGCTACTCCTGCCTGATCGTCACCGACCCGCGGCTGCCGACCCCGGACGCGGACCGGCTCTGGTCGGAGGGATGGGCCCGGCTGCGGACCTGGATCGACGAGGCCGGTGAGGAGCCGGCCGAGGGGCGGCACGCGCACTCCGCCTGCCTCCTCGGCGACGACCACGACCGGCGACGGCTGGCCGAGGCGGGTTTCGTCCACGAGCGCACCTTCTGGGAGATGACCGGCCCGACCTCTGGCGGTGCCTCGCCGCCGGAGGTCCCGGGGCTGGTCGTCGACGGAGGTGCAGCCCCGGAGGCCGTGCACGCTGTGCTCGAGGAGAGCTTCCGTGGTCACTGGGGCTTCCACAGCCTGCCGTTGACCGCGTGGCTGGCGACGGAGCAAGCGGCTGCCGGGTTCGACCAGTCGCTCTGGTTCCTGGCGTCACTGGAGGGCCACCCGGCCGCGGCGATGATCCTCTGCCGCTACGACGACGAGCTCTACGTCCAGGAGGTCGGCACGCTCGCACCGTACCGGCGACGGGGGATCGCCTCAACCCTGCTGGCGCAGGCCTTCGCCGTGGCTAGGCAGCTCGGCTACGAGCGCGTGATGCTGCACGTCGACAGCGAGAACGTCGACGGTGCCCCGCGGCTCTACGGGGCGGCCGGCCTGCAGGTCCGGCACGCGACGCTGCAGCACACGCTGCGGCTCTGA
- a CDS encoding cupin domain-containing protein, translating to MVRQTLASHELDVGSDFVVAEWTAEPSSSGERELVAPLHVHHDDDEAWYVVEGTLGFSLDGVESLVSTGGAVMARAGVAHTYWNAAAHPTRYLIIMTPRIRELIAVLHDPERRQDRTVAEVFAAYRSSLVPEN from the coding sequence ATGGTGCGTCAAACGCTCGCATCGCATGAACTGGACGTCGGCTCTGATTTCGTGGTCGCGGAGTGGACCGCGGAGCCGTCGAGCTCGGGCGAGCGGGAACTCGTGGCCCCGTTGCACGTCCACCATGACGACGACGAGGCCTGGTACGTCGTGGAGGGAACTCTCGGGTTTTCCTTGGATGGCGTCGAATCCCTGGTGTCGACAGGTGGAGCTGTCATGGCCAGGGCGGGGGTGGCTCACACCTACTGGAACGCCGCTGCGCACCCGACTCGCTACCTCATCATCATGACGCCGCGCATCCGCGAGCTGATCGCTGTCCTGCACGATCCCGAGCGGCGCCAGGACCGGACCGTCGCCGAGGTCTTCGCCGCCTACCGCTCCAGCCTGGTGCCGGAGAACTGA
- a CDS encoding maleylpyruvate isomerase family mycothiol-dependent enzyme produces the protein MDDDYWGAVRTLRLGLADMLDTLSPGEWDAASLCGGWRVRDVAGHLALVPSITTWQMVAAAPRARFNPNRINTLLAVRAGSVATSEIVQQLRAHAGDRTTAKALDTRNSLFDAIVHSQDIAIPLGRSFPIPVDFTRQGLGRVWSMGWPFNASRRLAGRTLTATDADWSVGSGPEISGSALSLLLLLTGRTATARRELAGAGLDGLHA, from the coding sequence GTGGACGACGACTACTGGGGGGCTGTTCGGACGTTGCGGCTGGGGCTCGCCGACATGCTGGACACACTGAGCCCCGGCGAATGGGATGCTGCCTCGCTGTGCGGAGGCTGGCGGGTCCGAGACGTCGCCGGTCACCTGGCGCTCGTGCCCTCGATCACCACCTGGCAGATGGTCGCGGCTGCACCGCGGGCGAGGTTCAACCCGAACCGCATCAACACGCTCCTCGCGGTGCGCGCCGGCTCCGTTGCCACCTCGGAGATCGTCCAGCAGCTGCGTGCTCACGCCGGGGACCGCACGACGGCGAAGGCCCTGGACACCCGCAACTCGCTCTTCGACGCGATCGTGCACAGCCAGGACATCGCGATCCCGCTGGGTCGGAGCTTCCCGATCCCGGTCGACTTCACCCGCCAGGGGCTCGGCCGGGTCTGGTCCATGGGCTGGCCCTTCAACGCCTCTCGCCGCCTTGCCGGGCGAACTCTGACCGCCACCGACGCTGACTGGTCGGTGGGCTCGGGACCCGAGATCTCGGGCAGCGCCTTGTCGCTCTTGCTCCTGCTCACCGGGCGTACCGCAACAGCCCGCAGAGAACTCGCCGGTGCCGGGCTTGATGGCCTGCACGCTTGA